A genomic stretch from Microtus pennsylvanicus isolate mMicPen1 chromosome 11, mMicPen1.hap1, whole genome shotgun sequence includes:
- the Rsad1 gene encoding radical S-adenosyl methionine domain-containing protein 1, mitochondrial gives MASSRVRIGRWVAAARAAQRRPRVDSLGQPRSPESASTRAALYVHWPYCEKRCSYCNFNKYIPRGVEEGAMRNCLVTEARTLLRLSGVQRVESVFFGGGTPSLASPHTVAAVLEAVAQETHLPADSEVTLEANPTSAPGSRLAAFGAAGVNRLSIGLQSLDDTELQLLGRTHSASDGLQTLAEARRLFPGRVSVDLMLGLPAQKVEAWLRQLQRLLYHCDDHLSLYQLTLERGTSLFAQVQQGTLPAPDPDLAAEMYQEGRTVLRDAGFRQYEVSNFARNGALSTHNRTYWQCGQYLGIGPGAHGRFVSQGAGGHTREARIQTLEPDNWMKEVMLFGHGTRKCVPLSKLEVLEEVLAMGLRTDVGVTHQHWQQFEPPLTLWDVFGGSREVEELRAQGLLLLDHRGLRCSWEGLAVLDSLLLILLPQLQEAWQHRTPSPVSGG, from the exons ATGGCTTCCTCCCGGGTCCGGATCGGGAGATGGGTGGCAGCAGCCAGGGCTGCCCAGAGGCGCCCCCGTGtggacagcctgggacagcctcgGAGTCCCGAGTCCGCGAGCACGCGCGCCGCGCTTTACGTGCAC tgGCCCTATTGTGAGAAGCGCTGCAGCTACTGCAACTTCAATAAGTACATCCCCCGCGGCGTGGAGGAGGGAGCCATGCGGAACTGCCTGGTGACGGAGGCACGGACGCTGCTGCGGCTCAGCGGGGTGCAAAG gGTAGAGTCTGTGTTCTTTGGTGGGGGAACCCCGAGTCTGGCCAGTCCTCACACTGTGGCTGCTGTCCTGGAGGCCGTGGCACAGGAAACTCATTTGCCTGCGGATTCGGAAGTCACATTGGAGGCTAACCCCACTTCAGCCCCAGGTTCCAGGCTGGCAGCTTTTGGAGCAGCAGGAGTCAACAGGTTGTCCATTGGTCTGCAG tccctggATGACACGGAGCTGCAGCTGCTGGGACGGACTCACTCGGCCAGCGACGGTTTGCAGACTCTGGCAGAAGCCAGGCGCCTATTCCCTGGCAGAGTATCGGTGGATTTGATGCTGGGGCTACCGGCACAAAAGGTGGAGGCGTGGCTTCGACAGCTCCAGAGACTGCTGTACCACTgcgatgaccacctctccctctACCAGCTGACCCTGGAACGGGGCACCTCACTCTTTGCCCAGGTGCAGCAGGGCACCCTCCCAGCCCCTGACCCCGACCTGGCTGCTGAGATGTACCAGGAGGGCAGGACGGTCCTTCGAGACGCTGGCTTTCGCCAGTATGAAGTCTCCAACTTTGCACGGAAC GGGGCGCTCAGTACCCACAACCGGACCTACTGGCAGTGTGGTCAGTACCTTGGCATTGGGCCTG GAGCCCATGGACGATTTGTGTCCCAGGGAGCCGGAGGTCATACCCGGGAAGCACGGATCCAGACGCTGGAACCAGACAACTGGATGAAAGAGGTGATGCTGTTTGGTCATGGCACCCGGAAGTGTGTCCCCCTGAGCAAGCTGGAGGT GCTGGAGGAGGTCTTGGCTATGGGGCTGCGCACTGATGTGGGGGTCACTCATCAG CACTGGCAGCAGTTCGAGCCCCCGCTGACCCTATGGGACGTGTTCGGAGGAAGCAGGGAGGTGGAGGAGCTGCGAGCGCAGGGTCTGTTGCTGTTGGACCACAG GGGTCTCCGGTGTTCATGGGAGGGGCTAGCTGTGCTGGACTCACTgctgctgatcctcctgcctcaactccaAGAAGCCTGGCAGCACAGGACTCCCTCACCTGTGTCAGGAGGATGA